The following DNA comes from Kaistia sp. 32K.
CGGAAAGCGACCGGATCCGCTCTGATCGACTGGCGGAAGCAGCCGCTCGAAGGCTTCGAGTCGCATCCGATCAAGGATCTGGCCGACGCGCACGACCTGCTCGTCCTCGACCACCCCCATCTCGGCGAGGCGGCCGCCTATGACCGCCTGCTGCCGCTGGAGGAGGTGTTCTCCAGCGACGAGATCGAGCAATGGAAGAAGCAATCCATCGGCCCCGCCATGGAGAGCTATATCTGGCAGGGCCACGCCTATGCACTGCCGCTCGACGTGGCGACACAGGTCTCCGTGCGCCGGCCGGATCTCTGCCCGAACCGTCCCGATAGCTGGGCCGATGTGCTGGCGCTGGCCGAGACCGGCAAGGTAGGCCTGTCGCTCGGCGGGCCACACGCCCTGCTCTCGTTCTATTCGCTGTGCCTGTCGCTTGGCGCAGAGCCCGGCCAGGACAGTCTGATCGACCAGTCGACGGGGCTGGAGGCGCTGGGCATTCTCCAGTCGCTCTACGCGCATCTCGACAAGTCGCTGGTCCTGCTCAACCCGATCCAGCTTCTGGAGACGATGAGCCGGGAGGACCGCCTCGGCTACATTCCGCTGATCTACGGCTATGTCACCTACAGCACGCCGGGGCAGCGTCCATTCCAGCTCGCCTTCGGCGAGGCCCCGCATGCCGGCCAGGGTCGCCGCGGCAGCGTACTGGGCGGGACCGGTATCGCGCTGACGAAGCGCTGCGCTCCCAACGACAAGCTGCTCGATCATCTGCGCTGGCTGATGCGAGAGCCGACGCAAAGCACCTTCATTCCGCGCCATGACGGGCAGCCCTCGGCACTGGCCGCTTGGGCGGATCCAGAGGTGAACGCAGCCGCCGGCCGGTTCTATCTCGATACGCTCGAGACGGCCTCGACGGCCTGGGTCCGGCCGCGCTTCGACGGCTACATCGCCTTCCAGAACGCCGCCTCCGGCATCGTCCGGCAGACGCTCGCCGGCGAGTTCGACCATGGCGCCGCCCTCGATCAGATCGAAATACGATGGAAGCACGCGCGCAGCATCGCGCGTGGTCCGCTTGCCTAGTTGGGAGATATGGAAATGACACAAAAGGCATTGGACAACATTACCGTCCTCGACTTCAGCCATCTGCTGCAGGGGCCTTTCGCGACTCAGCTGCTGGCCGATCTCGGCGCGAACGTGATCAAGGTCGAGCGCCCCGGAAAGGGCGACCTGTTCCGCAGCCTCACCTTCAACAACCAGTGGGTCGGCGGATCGGAAAGCCCGAATTTCCTCGCCTGGAACCGCAACAAGCGGTCCCTCGCGCTCGACCTGAAGGATCCGCGCGCCAAGGAGATCATCTACAAGATCGTCGAGACCGCCGACGTGGTCGTACAGAACTTCCGCCCCGGCGTGCTGGACCGCCTCGGCTTCGGTTATGCGGATCTCGCCCGCATCAACCCGCGCATCATCTACTGCTCCGGTTCAGGCTATGGCGATAGCGGACCGTATGTGACGCGTCCCGGCCAGGACATGCTGCTGCAGGGCCTGACCGGCATCGCCGCCGCCACGGGCCGCGCCGACGGCCCGCCCGTCCCGGTCGGATCCGGCTTCGCCGACCAGATCGGCGCGATGAACATGGTCTACGGCATCCTGAGCGCGCTGCTGTGGCGCGAGCGCTCCGGCGAGGGTCAGGAGATCAAGGTCGATCTCCTCTCCGCCCTGCTCGCGCATCAGGGCCAGGAAATGCTGATGGCCATGAACTTCAACAAGGATTTCCAGCGCCCGAATTCCGGCATCGGCCACCCCGGCATGGACGCGCCCTTCGGCGTCTATCCGACGAAGGATGGCTGGGTCACCGTCGCGATGAGCCCCTACAAGACGTTCGTCGGCATCCTCGGCGACGAAAGCCTGCTCGCCTATGACGATCCGAAGACGCTGTTCGACCAGCGCGACGAGATCTGGGGCAAGCTCGCGGCGCTCACCAAGACCTGGACCACGCACGACCTGATCGAGGCCCTGCTCGCGGCCGACATCTGGTGCGGCGAAGTGAAGACGCATCTGCGTGTGGCGGAAGACCCTCAGGTCCAGCACATGAACGCCATCACGAGCTACGAGCACCCGAAGGCGGGAACGGTCAAGGTCGTCGCGCCGGCGGTCAAGTTCAGCAAGACGCCGGCCACGGTGGAACGCCCGGCGCCGCTGGTCGGCGAGCACACGGAAGAAATCCTGCGCGAATACGGCCTGGACAAGCTCTGAGCCGGTTCGCCGGAGCGCGCCCCTGATCCGGCGCGCGCTATGGAAAAGACAATTCGGGCGCCCTTCGCGCCCGAATTGTCGCCCGTCAAAGCCAGGCGTCGCGCACGCGCCCGGCATAGGCGACAAAGTCGTTCGGCGGCCTGCCCGTCACGGCTTCGACATCGGGCGACAGCCGATCCTCGGCGCCGGACGCGATCCAAATGTCCATGCCGGCGAGGATCGCGGCATAGTCCGGATGCATGCCGGCCGCGCCGAAGCGCTCGACCAGCGCGCCTTCGCTGAGATTGACGTGCCGCACGCCCGCTCCGATCGCGGCTCCGACGATCTCGGCAACGTCGCCATAGCTCAGCGCGCGCGGTCCGGTCAGGACGAGGTCCCGGTTGAAGGACACGTCGCGCGTCAGGGCTTCGACCGCCACGGCGGCGATATCCTCGACGTCGATGAAGGGCACCCGCCCCTCTCCCGTCGCCGAGAAGATCGCCCGTTCGTCGCGGATCGTCGGCAGATGTTGCTGCTCGGAGAAATTCTGCATGAACCAGGTCGGACGCAGCACCGCCCATTCCGGCGCGTGCTCCTCCAGATAGGCGTGCACAGCCCCCATCATCGGGCCTCTCTTCGGGAGCGACGAGGCGCTGAGCAGCACGTAGCGCCGGATCCCGATCGCCAGCGCACGATCGAGGAAGGGCTGCATGGCCCGCAGCGATTCCGGCGCATCGGTCGGCGCCACCAGATAGACCGCCTCGCGGTTCGCCAGCGCCGCGTCGAAGGTCGACGGATCGTTCCAGTCGAAACGGATGCCGCGCAAAGCCCGGGCGTCGGCGCCGCGGCGCGAGGCCAGGCGGACATCATGGCCGGCCTCGGCGAGGCGGGGCGCGATGCGGCGGCCGGTCTTGCCGGTGCCGCCGGTCAGGAGGATGTTCGCCATCACTGCCTCCCGAGCGCCGCGTTCAGCGCGTCGAGGCCGCCGACGGCGTCGATGACAACAAGCGGGTTCCAGTAGTCGCGATAGCGCGCGATCCGGCCGTCCTTGAGCGTGATCACCGAAATGTAGCGCTGGTCATAGGGCTGGCCCGTCTTCAGGCCGAGCCCCTCGCAGCCGAATTCCAGGATCACGACATCCGCGTCGCGCGTGAAATGGACCGTCGGGTCGGTCATCCGGTCGATGGCGAGGATGTCGACGAACCGTCCGAGATAAGCGGCCAGCGCCTCGCGCCCTTCGATCCGGCGGACATAGCCGGCCGGCGCATAGGGAAACTCCATCACGCCATCGGGCGCCATCATCTCCACGAAATCGCCGGCTGCCGGGTCCAGCAGCGGTCCGAGCGCCCGCTGCAGCATGTCGGAAAAGCTCGACAGTTCGGTTGTCTTGTTCGTCGTCATCGACTACTCCTGCATGGAAACGATAGAACGATACCGTTCCGTACATATAGGATTGACGACGATGATACGCAACCGTTCCGACGAAGAGGACCCTGCTCCGCCACGGCGCACGCCGAGCGGCGCGGCCGTGATGCAGGTCGCGAAGACGGAAGCGATCGAGCGGGCGCTGTTCGAGGAATGGGCGACGACCGGATATGCGGCGCTGAGCATGGAGGCGATCGCCAAGCGGGCCGGCGTCGGCAAGGCCGCGCTCTACCGCCGCTGGCCTTCCAAGCTGGCCATGGTGTCCGATGTGATGACGCGGATCGGAACCGAGCTGATTGAGGCGCCCGATAGCGGCGATCTCCGGCGCGACCTCCATCTCCTGCTGCGGCAGCTGCGCCGGGTGCTGCGCCACCGGACGATCGGCCTGATCCTCCCCGATCTGCACGCCGAGATGCCGCGCAATCCCGAGCTCGCCGACGCCGTCCGCGCGACCCTGCAGGTCGCCCGCCGGGACAAGGCCAAGGTGGTGTTCCGCCAGGCCATCGCGCGCGGCGAACTCGCCGCCGACATCGATCTCGATCTCGCCGCCGATCTGGTCGGCTCCATGATCTACTGGCGCCTCGTCGTGACGCGACAGCCGGCCGACGAGGCTTACCTTCACACGCTGGTCGACCTCATCCTGCGGGCGCTCGGCTACCGCGGTCGCGACGCGACGGGCTAGAGCCCCGCTTCAAGGAAGCGGCGCTCCAGCCTATGTCTCATCATGCGATGGGAAGACGCAGTCGCGGCGTCACTGAAAGTCCGACATCTCGTAGAGCGGCCGGATTTCGATCTCGCTCGGGCCGAGCATCGGATTGGGGCAACGCTTCACCCAGGCGACCGCCTCGTCCATGTCCTTGACCTCCCAGAGCCAGTAGCCGGCGACCAGCTCGCGCGTCTCGGTGAAGGGTCCATCAATGACCGAGCGGCTGGGACCGTCGAAGGCGACGCGCTTGCCCGCCGACGAGGGCTTGAGGCCGTCGGCGGAACGCAGGATGCCGGCCTTTATCAGCTCCTCGTTGTACTTGCCCATCGCCTCGAACAATTCCGCCGAGGGAAGCGTTCCCTTTTCGCTGTCCTCGGTAGCCTTCACGAAAACCATCACGCGCATCGTCTGCATCCTTGTTTGAAACGGCTGTCTCAGCCTCACATCGGAACGACGAACGGGACTTTCGAAAATCGACATCCGGCCGAACTGCAAGCGCCTCTTTCGCGAAATCCCCTAGCCGAGCCGCACCCAGTCGATGGACTCGAGCACATAGGGCGCGAACACGAAATCGCGGATCGCGGCGATCTTGCCGTCCGACCAGTCGACCAGGACAAAATGCGCCGGCTTTTCCATCGGGCCGGTGCTGTCGAAGACCAGCATGGCCGGCCTTCCCTCCACCGCGCCGAGGGCAAAGCGCCATTTCGGGATTTCGGAATAGCGGGTGAAATAGATATTGACGCTGTCGCGGCCTTCCCGCCGCAGCCGGTTCACCAGATCGAGCTTCACGTCGTCGGCGAGCATGGCGCGGATGGCGTCGAAATCGCCGCTGCGGAATAGCTCGACATAGGCAGCGAGCCTCCGCCGGTCGGGATCGGACATCAGCGGCAACCGGGTGTCCTCCGGCGCGTCGGCGAGCAAGCGCAGCGCCACGCGGCCGCGCTGAAGCGCCGATTTGGCCGCCGCCGGCGAGCAGGCGGCGATGCCGGCGATCTCCTCGACCGAGTGCCCCAGAACGTCCTTCAGGATTACCGCGCAGCGCTGCAGCTCCGGCAGAAGCAGGAACGTCCGGAAGCCGATCGCGACGATATCCGCCTCGGGGATCGGCGCCGCCTCGACGTCCTCGGTGAGCGGGACGACGTTGCTCCGCGCCCGCCCACGCAGAAAGTCGAGGCTGGCATTGTGGGCGATGCGGAACAGCCAGCCCTCGAGATTGTCGACCTCGGCGCCCTCGGCCCGCGCCTGAAGCGCCTTGACCAGCGCGTCCTGCAGGACGTCCTCGCCATGGATCGCCGATCCGGTCATGCGCGCGCAATAGCGGTGGAGGCGCGGCCGCAACGCCGTCAGGCGATCCTCGAATGCGTCGATATCTGCGTCGGTGCTCATGAATCGGAACCCATGGATTGGGGCCTGTGACGCTGCCGCGCGCCCGGCTGGGACCGGGCACCGAACTCGATCAGGATACGCGACAGATCGGCCGGTTGCGACCGGCACGGCGAATGGTGTTTGGCAATGCGCGGCGTTTCGCGCCGCGGTCTCCCCTCGCCCGCCGATGCGGGCAAGGGGAGCGCGTTCAGACGGTTTCGCTCAACACCGCCGAGCCCAGAACCGAATCCAAGCTCGCGATCGCGGCGATCTTCGGGAAGTAGGCCTTCATGCGCGGGTCATTGCGCATCGCCTCGATCGCCGCGGGGCTTTCCCATTCGGAGTAGATGACGACGCCGGCGCCGTCCTTCGCGGCGATCAGCCGGGTCGTCTTCCAGCCCTTGAGCGTGCGGATGACCGTGTCGGTGCTCTGCTTCAGAAGCGCGAGCAGCGCCTCCTGCTTGCCGGGTTCAACTTTGAGCAGGTTGATCAGGATGACGGGTTCGTTGGACATGGCGTGTCTCCTTTCAGTCCAGACACAGCCAAGACGATCCGGCGGGCGGAAACGGATCGCGCCGCCGGAGATTTTTTTTACGAACACCCTCAGCGCTTGTGGCGCATCACATCGTCGAGCGGGGCTGAGCCGAAGAGCCGCTTGTATTCGCGGCTGAACTGTGACGGGCTCACATAGCCGACCTTGTCCGACGCCGTGGTGGCGCTGGCGCCCGTATTCAGCATGAGCTGGCGCGCCGCCTGCAGGCGAAGCTGCTTCTGGTATTGCAGCGGGCTGGTGCCGGCGACCTCGCGGAAATGCTGGCGGAAGCTGGTCGGGCTCATGCCGACCCGCGCCGCGAGGCTGTCGATCGCGGACCTTTCGACGAAATTGTCTCGCAGCCAGCGCATAGCGTTGGCGATCTTCTGCTTCGGCGACCCCACGATGAGCTGGCGGCGCAGCACCGGTCCATGCGCGCCGCTGACCAGCCGCAAGGCGATCTCCTTCTCGATCAGCGCGGCAAGCGACCGCTGCAGCTGCGGCTCGCGCGAGAGCGCCAAGAGGCGGATCAGCGCCTCGACCAGGCCGGGATCGGCGGGCGCCAGCGACAGCGGCGGAACGCAATCATCGGCGGCCGGCGTCCCCTCGATTTCCTGCGCGGCTTCCACCAGCCGCGCCGCGTCCAGCTTCAGGAACAGGATCAGCGACGGCGATCGCGCGCTGGCTTCCAGGATCTGCGACATGACGGGCATGTCGAGGGTCACCAGCAGCGTGCTGCCCATCTCGTAGTCGACAATCTGGTCGCCATAGACGGCCTGCTTCTTGCCGCCCAACGGCACGATCAGGCCTCGCGGATAGACGCAGGGCATCGGCCCGTTCGTTCCATGCTGACGATGGAGCGAGAGGTTCGGAATTTCGGTCGGAAAATCGCCTTCGCCGGTGGCGATGCCGAGGGCGGAAGCGGCGAGTTGCTGGCAGAGAGCTTTGACCATTGGACTTTCCAAACCGGGGCTGCGATCGAACATGCCGCCCGTCGATTTCGCCGACAATATGCCCAATCCGACATTTCCGCCAAACAAGTCGGATCGGGCAAATAACTTGTCAGTCTGGGCAGGCAGGGCGTGCTGGCAGGCCCCATGTACCGTTCATCCTGGATCCATACGCAGTGGGGATGACGACATGTCTGCACAGAAATACTTCCTGACCGGCGCCTCTGGCGGCCTCGGCCTGGAGCTCGCCCGGGCCATCCTGGCGAAGAGTCATACGGTAGTCGCCGCCGTGCTGCGTACCGACGCCATGGCGGAGCTCGCTCGCGAATTCGGCGACCGCCTCGTGGTCGAGCGGCTCGATGTCACCGACCCCGCCCAGATCCGCGACGTCGCCGCCCGCCATGCCGATGTCGACGTCATCATCAACAATGCCGGCGGCGCGGTGATCGGCGCGATGGAGGAGCTGAGCGACGCCGAGGTCAAGCAGCAGCTCGACCTGAACCTCGTCGGCCCGATCAATGTCACCCGTGCCTTCCTGCCCGCCCTTCGCGCGAAGAAGAGCGGCCGGATCGTCTACATCACCAGCGTCGGCGGCCGCGTCGGCTTCGCCAGCGGCGCCATGTACCACGCCGCCAAGTTCGGGCTCGAAGGCTTCGCCGAGGCGACAGCGCAGGAAATCGCCGAATTCGGCATCCACACGCTGATCATCGAGCCCGGCTCGATGAAGACCAACTTCCAGGCCAATATCCGCTGGACGCAGGAGACCGACGCCTATCGCAACTCGGCCGTCGGCGCGGTGCGCCGCTACATCGAGGAGCATGGCGAGGCGAACACCGCCGGCGATCCGGTGAAGATCGCCGACGCCATCTACGAGCTCACGCAGCAGGCTGAACCGCCGCTCCGCACCGCGCTGGGCGTCGACACCTTCGCCACGCTGCAGAAGGCCTACAGCGACAGTCTGAAGACGCTGGAGGCGCAGAAAGCGCTGGCCCAATCCGTCGCCTTCGAGGGCAAGACCGGCTTCATGCCGAACGCCTGACCCAATCCTGTTGCGGACGATCCCCATGAAAAAGCTCGACAAATTCTACATCGACGGCGAGTTCGTTGCCCCGCACGGCACGGCGACGCTCGATCTCTTCAACCCCGTGACCAACGCCAAGGTGGCGGAGGTGGCGCTCGGCGACGCGGTCGATACGCAGCGCGCCATCACCGCGGCCAAGGAAGCGCTCAAGACCTTCTCGCAGACGGGCAAGGCAGAGCGCATCGAATGGCTGGAAAAGATCCACGCCGCTCTCTCCCGCCGCAAGCAGGACCTGATCGACGTGATGGTCGACGAATATGGCGGCACCACCGGCTTCTGCTCGATGATCATGCCGGCCAGCATCGACGACTTCAAGGAAATGGCCGGCGTGCTGCGCGATTTCGATTTCGAGCCGCGGACCGGCCGGGCGAGGACGCGGCTGCAGCCGGTCGGCGTTGTCGCCGTGGTCATCCCCTGGAACATGAGCAACGGCTTCATTTGCACGAAGCTCGCCTCCGCCCTCGGCGCCGGCTGCACCGTGGTCATCAAGCCGAGCGAGCTCAGCGCGCAGCAGACGCAAGTGATGATGGAATGCCTGCATGACGCCGGCCTGCCCAAGGGGGTCGTCAACATCGTCA
Coding sequences within:
- a CDS encoding YciI family protein; its protein translation is MRVMVFVKATEDSEKGTLPSAELFEAMGKYNEELIKAGILRSADGLKPSSAGKRVAFDGPSRSVIDGPFTETRELVAGYWLWEVKDMDEAVAWVKRCPNPMLGPSEIEIRPLYEMSDFQ
- a CDS encoding SDR family NAD(P)-dependent oxidoreductase; translation: MSAQKYFLTGASGGLGLELARAILAKSHTVVAAVLRTDAMAELAREFGDRLVVERLDVTDPAQIRDVAARHADVDVIINNAGGAVIGAMEELSDAEVKQQLDLNLVGPINVTRAFLPALRAKKSGRIVYITSVGGRVGFASGAMYHAAKFGLEGFAEATAQEIAEFGIHTLIIEPGSMKTNFQANIRWTQETDAYRNSAVGAVRRYIEEHGEANTAGDPVKIADAIYELTQQAEPPLRTALGVDTFATLQKAYSDSLKTLEAQKALAQSVAFEGKTGFMPNA
- a CDS encoding nuclear transport factor 2 family protein, with the translated sequence MTTNKTTELSSFSDMLQRALGPLLDPAAGDFVEMMAPDGVMEFPYAPAGYVRRIEGREALAAYLGRFVDILAIDRMTDPTVHFTRDADVVILEFGCEGLGLKTGQPYDQRYISVITLKDGRIARYRDYWNPLVVIDAVGGLDALNAALGRQ
- a CDS encoding extracellular solute-binding protein; translated protein: MTLFKGLTWDHPRGYNALAAAADDVRKATGSALIDWRKQPLEGFESHPIKDLADAHDLLVLDHPHLGEAAAYDRLLPLEEVFSSDEIEQWKKQSIGPAMESYIWQGHAYALPLDVATQVSVRRPDLCPNRPDSWADVLALAETGKVGLSLGGPHALLSFYSLCLSLGAEPGQDSLIDQSTGLEALGILQSLYAHLDKSLVLLNPIQLLETMSREDRLGYIPLIYGYVTYSTPGQRPFQLAFGEAPHAGQGRRGSVLGGTGIALTKRCAPNDKLLDHLRWLMREPTQSTFIPRHDGQPSALAAWADPEVNAAAGRFYLDTLETASTAWVRPRFDGYIAFQNAASGIVRQTLAGEFDHGAALDQIEIRWKHARSIARGPLA
- a CDS encoding sigma factor is translated as MSTDADIDAFEDRLTALRPRLHRYCARMTGSAIHGEDVLQDALVKALQARAEGAEVDNLEGWLFRIAHNASLDFLRGRARSNVVPLTEDVEAAPIPEADIVAIGFRTFLLLPELQRCAVILKDVLGHSVEEIAGIAACSPAAAKSALQRGRVALRLLADAPEDTRLPLMSDPDRRRLAAYVELFRSGDFDAIRAMLADDVKLDLVNRLRREGRDSVNIYFTRYSEIPKWRFALGAVEGRPAMLVFDSTGPMEKPAHFVLVDWSDGKIAAIRDFVFAPYVLESIDWVRLG
- a CDS encoding CaiB/BaiF CoA-transferase family protein encodes the protein MTQKALDNITVLDFSHLLQGPFATQLLADLGANVIKVERPGKGDLFRSLTFNNQWVGGSESPNFLAWNRNKRSLALDLKDPRAKEIIYKIVETADVVVQNFRPGVLDRLGFGYADLARINPRIIYCSGSGYGDSGPYVTRPGQDMLLQGLTGIAAATGRADGPPVPVGSGFADQIGAMNMVYGILSALLWRERSGEGQEIKVDLLSALLAHQGQEMLMAMNFNKDFQRPNSGIGHPGMDAPFGVYPTKDGWVTVAMSPYKTFVGILGDESLLAYDDPKTLFDQRDEIWGKLAALTKTWTTHDLIEALLAADIWCGEVKTHLRVAEDPQVQHMNAITSYEHPKAGTVKVVAPAVKFSKTPATVERPAPLVGEHTEEILREYGLDKL
- a CDS encoding AraC family transcriptional regulator; this encodes MVKALCQQLAASALGIATGEGDFPTEIPNLSLHRQHGTNGPMPCVYPRGLIVPLGGKKQAVYGDQIVDYEMGSTLLVTLDMPVMSQILEASARSPSLILFLKLDAARLVEAAQEIEGTPAADDCVPPLSLAPADPGLVEALIRLLALSREPQLQRSLAALIEKEIALRLVSGAHGPVLRRQLIVGSPKQKIANAMRWLRDNFVERSAIDSLAARVGMSPTSFRQHFREVAGTSPLQYQKQLRLQAARQLMLNTGASATTASDKVGYVSPSQFSREYKRLFGSAPLDDVMRHKR
- a CDS encoding ergot alkaloid biosynthesis protein; the protein is MANILLTGGTGKTGRRIAPRLAEAGHDVRLASRRGADARALRGIRFDWNDPSTFDAALANREAVYLVAPTDAPESLRAMQPFLDRALAIGIRRYVLLSASSLPKRGPMMGAVHAYLEEHAPEWAVLRPTWFMQNFSEQQHLPTIRDERAIFSATGEGRVPFIDVEDIAAVAVEALTRDVSFNRDLVLTGPRALSYGDVAEIVGAAIGAGVRHVNLSEGALVERFGAAGMHPDYAAILAGMDIWIASGAEDRLSPDVEAVTGRPPNDFVAYAGRVRDAWL
- a CDS encoding TetR/AcrR family transcriptional regulator, translating into MIRNRSDEEDPAPPRRTPSGAAVMQVAKTEAIERALFEEWATTGYAALSMEAIAKRAGVGKAALYRRWPSKLAMVSDVMTRIGTELIEAPDSGDLRRDLHLLLRQLRRVLRHRTIGLILPDLHAEMPRNPELADAVRATLQVARRDKAKVVFRQAIARGELAADIDLDLAADLVGSMIYWRLVVTRQPADEAYLHTLVDLILRALGYRGRDATG
- a CDS encoding putative quinol monooxygenase; the protein is MSNEPVILINLLKVEPGKQEALLALLKQSTDTVIRTLKGWKTTRLIAAKDGAGVVIYSEWESPAAIEAMRNDPRMKAYFPKIAAIASLDSVLGSAVLSETV